In Spirosoma sp. KUDC1026, the sequence GGCTTGCTCCGGAAACAGCCGCAGGAGCGCCCGCTTTGATTTGACCGGATAGTAGGTTCCATTTTTCAGAATGAAGTAGCGATCTTCCTCCACAAAGTCGGCCTTGTACTGCCCGCTCGAAATATCTTCATGAATGGTCTTGACCCGGCGGGCCAGCGCCTTCACCGACCCATCGTACAGCAGTTGGTAGAAACCGGTACGTACCTCAACCGTACTGTCGCCCACCAATCGCGCAAAGTGATGACTACCTATCGAAAATGATCGGATTTGTTCGCTGTGCAGCCGAATCCGGTAAGGCGTTCCGGGACGCTGGATAGCCAGTTCATCCCGGACGATGTCGTACAGCATCGACACATTTTTATAGAAAACGCCATTATAGTCAACAGTGCCGATCTGCAGACTATCCGAGAAAAAGAAAGGGTGAATTTTTATCTGATAATTGTGTGCTACATACTCGTTTCCTTCAAAGAGATGAGCCTGTTTCTTCGTCGCCCGGTCATAAGCCAGCACAGCCTCTATCTGACCGGCGGCCATCGCCAGCGTATCAGCCGAAGTCTGGCCCAACCCAGTCGTCGTTTTTAGTAACAAACAAAGGACGAATAAACGATAAAGCATGAGGAAGGTTTGATTGCGGGAAGTAACCAATACAAATCCGCATTTTCAAACTCTTACTCTACTGAACTGGTATTCGTTGCAGAAAACTCAATAGTTTACGGCAGTTCTTGTTCTTTTGGACAAAAGAATGTTGTACGCCCGCCAACCACAGAACGCTCGATCCGCGTCTTGCATCGCGGGCAAAATTTATGGGCTTCCAGATCATCGTACGGTGAATTGTCCCATTCCCGAACGTGGATCAGAAAGTTCTTAGGGAAATCACGATACATCGCTTCGTACCGAATAGCCGTTTCGAGCACTAGCCGGATAGCCACATGAATCTGTGTAATCTGCTCGTCGGTCAGTGTATCAGCCCGTTGCTCCGGGTGAACGTACGCCTGAAATAACACCTCATCGACAATCCAGTTACCCAGACCAGCGACTATACTCTGGTCGAGCAAAACGGGTTTGATGAGGGCTTTTTTGCGCCGGAGTTTGTCTGCCAGTTGGTCGCGGGTTATGTCGAGCCCATCCGGGGCAATTTTCTTTTCTTT encodes:
- a CDS encoding Fpg/Nei family DNA glycosylase, with protein sequence MPELPEVEIRRQYLEASALHQPIRHIEVEDKKLLTTEYSTLLAKLEGRQFTGTRRVGKNLFVLTDDPEVIVRMHFGMTGDLEYYHSSLDRPRFARIVFEFEGGFNLGFLCPRKFERVGLVSDIDAFLKEKKIAPDGLDITRDQLADKLRRKKALIKPVLLDQSIVAGLGNWIVDEVLFQAYVHPEQRADTLTDEQITQIHVAIRLVLETAIRYEAMYRDFPKNFLIHVREWDNSPYDDLEAHKFCPRCKTRIERSVVGGRTTFFCPKEQELP